One Bacteroidota bacterium genomic window carries:
- a CDS encoding amino acid permease, whose amino-acid sequence MAEEKELKRSLGLLDATSIVAGSMIGSGIFIVSTFMARDIGSSGYLILLWVLTGFITITAALSYGELAGMMPNAGGQYVYIQRAYGKLISFLYGWTVFTVIQTGVIAAVAVAFAKYTSVFFPGLNSDFLVLSGSFKITYAQVLAMALIVFLTFVNAQGIQSGRIVQLVFTSAKLIALFALIVLGLAWGFKSDTLAQNFTNMWSASKTTFENGTLTIVPLTGFALLGAMGATLINSLFSSDAWNNVTFIAGEIKEPQKNIPRSLFLGTLLVTVVYILANLAYLALLPLHGNPVATDVFSQGIQFASNDRVGTAAASIIFGNSAAFLMAALIMVSTFGCNNGIILAGARLFYAMSKDGLFFKKAQQLNKNQVPAFALVVQCCWACVLCLSGKYSDLLTYSTFASLLFYILTIAGIFILRKREPNTPRPYKAWGYPVVPILYILITLAICIDLMIYDTRNTGLGLVIVLIGIPVYFLSKKTT is encoded by the coding sequence ATGGCCGAAGAAAAGGAGCTTAAGCGAAGCCTTGGATTATTAGATGCAACCAGCATCGTAGCAGGTTCAATGATTGGAAGCGGAATTTTTATTGTGAGCACTTTTATGGCACGCGATATTGGTTCGTCGGGTTACCTAATTTTACTTTGGGTACTTACCGGATTTATTACCATTACCGCAGCATTGAGTTATGGCGAACTTGCCGGAATGATGCCCAATGCAGGTGGACAATATGTGTATATACAACGTGCCTATGGAAAACTAATTTCATTTTTGTACGGTTGGACGGTATTTACAGTCATTCAAACCGGTGTTATTGCTGCTGTAGCTGTCGCATTTGCCAAGTATACTTCTGTTTTTTTTCCCGGTTTAAATAGCGATTTTTTAGTACTATCCGGGAGTTTTAAAATAACCTATGCCCAAGTATTGGCAATGGCTTTAATAGTATTTTTGACCTTTGTAAATGCACAAGGAATACAAAGTGGTCGAATAGTTCAGTTGGTATTTACTTCGGCAAAATTAATTGCCCTTTTTGCCTTAATCGTTTTAGGATTAGCCTGGGGATTCAAATCGGATACGCTTGCACAAAATTTTACCAATATGTGGTCTGCTTCAAAAACTACTTTCGAAAATGGCACATTAACAATTGTACCATTAACAGGCTTTGCACTGTTAGGAGCAATGGGAGCAACACTTATTAATTCACTATTTAGCAGCGATGCCTGGAACAATGTCACGTTTATTGCCGGTGAAATTAAAGAACCACAAAAAAATATTCCACGTTCTTTATTTTTAGGAACTCTTTTGGTCACCGTCGTTTATATATTGGCTAATCTAGCTTATTTAGCATTACTACCATTGCATGGCAATCCTGTTGCCACAGATGTGTTTTCGCAAGGTATTCAGTTTGCCAGCAACGACCGAGTGGGTACTGCAGCAGCTTCAATAATTTTCGGAAACAGTGCAGCTTTCTTGATGGCTGCCTTAATTATGGTTTCTACATTTGGTTGTAACAATGGAATCATATTGGCCGGTGCACGTTTGTTTTATGCCATGAGTAAAGATGGTTTGTTTTTTAAGAAAGCGCAACAACTCAACAAAAATCAAGTTCCTGCTTTTGCATTAGTAGTGCAATGTTGCTGGGCTTGTGTTTTGTGTTTGTCTGGCAAATACAGCGATTTACTTACCTATTCTACTTTTGCTTCTTTGTTATTTTACATACTCACCATTGCTGGAATTTTTATTCTGCGTAAGCGTGAACCCAATACTCCTAGACCATATAAAGCCTGGGGTTATCCGGTAGTTCCAATTTTATATATACTAATTACACTGGCAATTTGTATCGATCTTATGATTTATGATACTCGAAATACAGGTTTAGGTTTAGTGATAGTATTAATCGGTATTCCGGTGTATTTTTTGAGTAAGAAAACTACCTAA
- the murB gene encoding UDP-N-acetylmuramate dehydrogenase codes for MTLLENYSLKTSNTFGIEASARYYLELLSSADIEEFVHTKKWSTVPHLILGGGSNLLFTKNFDGIVLKNKLKGISLVKETPEHVFVKAQAGEIWHNFVLHCIQHNYAGVENLSLIPGCVGASPMQNIGAYGVEIKDVFHELEAISLTDGATKIFSATECEFGYRESVFKRKYKNQFIIVSVTFKLNKHPKFNTSYGAIEKEMEAMGVTEISIAAISKAVCNIRSSKLPNPIEIGNAGSFFKNPVVSSNKFEQLKGVFPEIVGYKNSATETKLAAGWLIEQCGWKGYRLGDAGVHKNQALVLVNYKEASGREIFDLSQQILDSVKAKFEVELEREVNII; via the coding sequence ATGACTTTACTTGAAAATTATTCGCTAAAAACCTCCAATACCTTTGGAATTGAAGCTTCTGCCCGCTATTATTTGGAACTGTTGTCCAGTGCCGACATTGAAGAATTCGTTCATACTAAAAAGTGGAGTACTGTACCGCACTTAATACTTGGTGGTGGAAGTAATTTGTTGTTTACAAAGAACTTTGATGGCATTGTACTTAAAAATAAGTTGAAGGGAATTTCATTGGTTAAAGAAACTCCAGAACATGTTTTCGTAAAAGCACAAGCAGGAGAGATATGGCATAATTTTGTACTGCATTGTATACAGCATAATTATGCCGGAGTCGAAAATTTATCGCTTATTCCTGGCTGTGTTGGTGCAAGTCCTATGCAAAACATCGGCGCTTATGGAGTAGAAATTAAAGATGTATTTCACGAACTAGAAGCCATTTCATTGACAGATGGAGCAACTAAAATATTTTCTGCAACTGAATGTGAATTTGGTTACCGAGAGAGTGTTTTTAAACGCAAATACAAGAATCAATTCATTATAGTTTCAGTAACATTTAAACTAAACAAACATCCAAAGTTCAACACTTCTTATGGCGCAATTGAAAAAGAAATGGAAGCCATGGGTGTAACTGAAATTTCTATTGCAGCCATCAGCAAAGCTGTGTGTAACATTCGAAGTAGCAAATTACCCAATCCTATCGAAATAGGTAATGCAGGAAGTTTCTTTAAGAATCCTGTTGTATCAAGCAATAAATTTGAACAGTTGAAAGGTGTATTTCCTGAAATAGTTGGGTATAAAAATTCAGCTACTGAAACTAAATTGGCAGCAGGTTGGTTAATTGAACAATGTGGCTGGAAAGGTTATCGTTTGGGCGATGCAGGAGTTCATAAAAACCAAGCTTTAGTACTTGTAAATTATAAAGAAGCTAGCGGAAGGGAAATATTTGACTTATCACAACAGATTCTTGATTCAGTAAAAGCCAAGTTTGAGGTTGAACTCGAACGAGAAGTAAACATCATTTAA
- a CDS encoding glycosyltransferase: protein MKKAIVSVINDLATDQRVHKTCMCLHQLGFEVMLVGRRLRDSMEVNDRPYKTHRMKLFFTKGVFFYLEFQVRLFLFLVFKKTHLLVANDLDTLLPNYAISKIKKANLVYDTHEYFCYVPELMHRPLKQKTWLTLEKWLFPKLSTIITVNDSIAENYQKEYGKKLHVIKNVPAKSNFSLQNNPAKTKEELGLPGDKKIVILQGAGINVNRGAEEAIEAMQYVSNAVFLIVGSGDVLEDLKLKVLLLKLENKVFFIKKLPFKEMLEYTRVADIGISLDKGNSLNYYYSLPNKLFDYFHSGIAVLASSLVEIKKIMDEFSPGTMIDSHDPKHIAEKINFMVSNDQKMKEWKANAKLAAEKYCWENEEAKLIEIYRPFAN from the coding sequence ATGAAGAAAGCAATAGTATCGGTAATTAACGACCTTGCAACTGACCAAAGGGTGCATAAAACCTGCATGTGCTTACACCAACTTGGTTTTGAGGTAATGTTAGTTGGACGCAGGTTAAGAGACAGCATGGAAGTAAATGACCGTCCTTACAAAACGCACCGTATGAAATTATTTTTCACAAAAGGAGTTTTCTTTTACCTGGAATTTCAAGTGCGTTTGTTTTTGTTCTTAGTGTTTAAAAAAACACACTTATTAGTAGCAAATGATTTAGATACCTTGCTACCAAACTATGCAATTTCAAAAATCAAAAAAGCAAATTTAGTGTATGATACGCATGAATATTTTTGCTACGTGCCCGAATTGATGCACCGACCTTTGAAGCAAAAAACTTGGTTAACACTTGAGAAATGGCTTTTTCCAAAGCTCAGTACCATTATTACGGTGAATGATTCAATTGCAGAGAACTATCAAAAAGAATATGGAAAAAAACTGCATGTAATAAAAAACGTACCAGCTAAAAGCAATTTTAGTTTGCAAAATAATCCTGCTAAAACAAAGGAAGAATTAGGGTTGCCCGGTGATAAAAAAATTGTGATTCTGCAAGGAGCCGGAATTAATGTAAACCGCGGTGCAGAGGAAGCAATAGAAGCGATGCAATATGTTAGCAATGCCGTATTTTTAATTGTTGGAAGTGGGGATGTGTTAGAAGATTTAAAGTTAAAGGTATTGTTGTTAAAACTTGAAAATAAAGTATTCTTCATTAAAAAACTACCTTTTAAAGAAATGCTGGAGTACACGCGTGTGGCCGATATCGGTATATCTCTCGACAAAGGCAATAGCTTAAATTATTACTATAGTTTACCCAATAAACTATTTGATTATTTCCATTCGGGCATTGCAGTATTAGCATCGTCCTTGGTAGAAATAAAAAAAATAATGGATGAATTTTCTCCGGGAACAATGATTGATTCGCATGACCCAAAGCACATTGCCGAAAAAATAAATTTTATGGTTTCGAATGATCAGAAGATGAAAGAATGGAAAGCAAATGCTAAACTTGCAGCCGAAAAATATTGTTGGGAAAACGAAGAAGCAAAACTGATTGAAATATACCGCCCCTTTGCAAACTAA
- a CDS encoding glycosyltransferase family 1 protein, whose product MKYTAPLQTKELHVVSFNVPFPANYGGVIDVYYKLFQLHQLGVKIHLHCFEYGREIAPQLNTLCESVNYYPRKKGLLYLFHYLPYIVITRKSEALVQRLMKDNFPILLEGLHSCYLLDDERLSARFKIFRESNIEHEYYFHLYKSESKFWQKVFYRIESWKLKKYEKIVAKSQLMLVVSQNDTRYFQQQFPKNKVIYLPSFHPNSSVVTKPGKGEYVLYHGNLAVSENYLAARYILTEIASKCAHQFIIAGLNPPHELVKLAQSYSNVSLIANPDDVEMEKLLRNAQVNLLLTFQETGLKLKLLNVLYGGRFCLVNSAMLAGTGLDELCVIANSPQDIIKNLNELVEKEFTTNAIERRKISLAKSYSNQANAEKLIAEVFTSN is encoded by the coding sequence TTGAAATATACCGCCCCTTTGCAAACTAAAGAGCTCCATGTTGTATCTTTTAATGTTCCCTTTCCGGCCAACTACGGCGGGGTAATAGATGTATATTACAAACTTTTCCAATTGCATCAACTTGGCGTAAAAATACATTTACATTGCTTTGAATATGGTAGAGAAATAGCACCACAACTGAATACTTTATGCGAAAGTGTAAATTACTACCCACGAAAAAAAGGGTTGCTGTACTTATTCCACTATTTGCCTTATATAGTGATTACACGTAAATCGGAAGCGCTTGTGCAACGCTTGATGAAGGATAATTTTCCGATACTATTAGAAGGTTTACATAGTTGTTATTTATTAGACGATGAGCGACTTTCAGCTCGATTTAAAATTTTTCGAGAGAGCAATATTGAACACGAATATTATTTTCATCTTTATAAAAGTGAATCAAAGTTTTGGCAAAAAGTATTTTACCGAATCGAAAGCTGGAAATTAAAGAAGTATGAAAAAATTGTTGCGAAATCACAATTGATGCTGGTGGTTTCACAAAACGACACGCGTTACTTTCAACAACAATTTCCTAAAAACAAGGTAATTTATTTACCAAGTTTCCATCCTAATAGTTCAGTTGTTACTAAGCCCGGAAAAGGTGAATACGTGTTGTATCATGGAAATTTGGCCGTATCTGAAAATTACCTGGCTGCTCGTTATATACTTACTGAAATTGCAAGTAAATGTGCACATCAATTTATTATTGCAGGTTTAAATCCACCACACGAGCTTGTTAAATTAGCGCAGTCTTATTCAAATGTTTCACTTATTGCAAATCCTGATGATGTGGAAATGGAGAAATTACTTCGGAATGCACAAGTTAATTTGCTACTCACTTTTCAGGAAACTGGCTTAAAACTGAAACTGTTAAATGTGTTATATGGTGGAAGATTTTGTTTGGTAAATTCGGCCATGCTTGCAGGTACCGGATTAGATGAATTGTGTGTAATAGCTAATAGTCCGCAAGATATTATTAAGAACCTGAATGAATTGGTTGAAAAGGAGTTTACTACAAACGCTATTGAACGTAGAAAAATAAGTTTAGCTAAATCCTATTCGAATCAAGCAAATGCAGAGAAGTTGATTGCTGAAGTTTTTACTTCAAACTAA
- a CDS encoding ATP-binding cassette domain-containing protein: MGMDTIIEIKNVSVYQQSNLVLTDVNIEINKGEFVYLIGETGSGKSSLLKILYGELHLKEGHGKVAGFDLVALKNKEVPFLRRKLGIVFQDFQLLSDRSINENLLFVMRATGWEDKTKMQERCQEVLAKVGLGTKGFKMPHELSGGEQQRVSIARALINDPEIILADEPTGNLDPKTSEEIMSLLFEICKTGRAIVMATHDYSLFTKFPSRTIKCEAGRVLDSNPTFA; the protein is encoded by the coding sequence ATGGGAATGGATACCATTATTGAAATTAAAAATGTTTCTGTGTATCAGCAATCAAACCTAGTGTTGACTGATGTAAACATTGAAATTAATAAAGGCGAATTTGTGTATTTGATAGGTGAAACCGGAAGTGGAAAAAGTAGTCTGCTTAAAATTTTATACGGTGAGTTACATCTTAAAGAAGGTCATGGAAAAGTGGCCGGATTTGATTTGGTTGCTTTAAAAAATAAGGAGGTTCCTTTTTTAAGAAGAAAATTGGGAATCGTTTTTCAGGATTTTCAACTTTTGAGCGATAGGAGTATTAACGAAAACCTATTGTTTGTAATGCGTGCTACCGGTTGGGAAGACAAAACCAAAATGCAAGAGCGTTGTCAGGAAGTTTTAGCTAAAGTTGGTTTAGGTACCAAGGGGTTTAAAATGCCACACGAACTTTCCGGAGGAGAGCAACAGCGTGTTTCCATTGCTCGTGCATTAATTAACGATCCCGAAATAATTTTAGCAGATGAGCCCACCGGAAATCTGGATCCAAAAACTTCTGAAGAGATTATGAGTTTACTGTTTGAAATTTGTAAAACAGGCAGGGCTATTGTAATGGCGACTCACGATTATTCGTTGTTTACAAAGTTTCCATCACGTACCATAAAATGTGAAGCAGGAAGGGTGCTCGATTCAAATCCAACTTTTGCCTAA
- the carA gene encoding glutamine-hydrolyzing carbamoyl-phosphate synthase small subunit has product MKQSDKQKALLVLQDGTVYSGTAIGKTGTATGEICFNTGMTGYQEIFTDPSYYGQMMLMTNVHIGNYGVHDAEIESESLKIAGLICKSFSEHYSRKAGSSSLNDYLVKEGCVGIADIDTRALVRHIRDKGAMNAIVSSEDLDISSLLAKVAKVPSMAGLELSSVVSTRTAYTLGNPEAAYRVSVVDYGVKKNILRCLVERGCYVKVFPHSASFAELKSFEPHGYFLSNGPGDPAAMNYAFETIKAIVNSGKPVFGICLGHQLLAESLGIRTYKMHNGHRGINHPVQNTISGKCEVTSQNHGFAVNSEDVKAHTDLEITHINLNDGTLEGMRMKSKKVFSVQYHPEASPGPHDSRYLFDEFVENMRSSKLEKKQVIAS; this is encoded by the coding sequence ATGAAACAATCCGATAAACAAAAAGCCTTGCTGGTATTGCAAGATGGGACCGTTTACAGCGGTACAGCAATTGGAAAAACCGGTACAGCAACCGGAGAGATTTGTTTTAATACGGGGATGACAGGTTATCAAGAGATTTTTACGGACCCATCTTACTACGGACAAATGATGTTGATGACCAATGTGCACATTGGAAATTATGGAGTACATGATGCTGAAATTGAATCGGAAAGTTTAAAGATAGCGGGTTTAATTTGCAAAAGTTTTAGCGAACACTATTCACGCAAAGCCGGTAGTAGTTCACTAAACGACTACTTAGTAAAAGAAGGATGTGTCGGTATTGCAGATATTGACACTCGTGCATTGGTGCGCCACATTCGCGATAAAGGTGCAATGAATGCAATCGTTTCATCTGAAGATTTGGATATTTCTAGTTTGTTGGCTAAAGTTGCAAAAGTACCTTCGATGGCAGGACTTGAACTATCATCGGTAGTTTCTACTCGAACAGCTTATACCTTGGGAAATCCAGAAGCTGCTTACCGTGTATCAGTAGTGGATTATGGCGTAAAGAAAAATATTTTGCGTTGTTTGGTCGAACGTGGCTGTTACGTTAAAGTATTTCCGCATTCAGCAAGTTTTGCTGAACTAAAGTCTTTTGAACCACATGGATATTTTTTATCCAACGGCCCCGGCGATCCTGCAGCAATGAATTATGCTTTTGAAACAATTAAGGCCATTGTAAATTCGGGCAAGCCTGTATTCGGAATTTGTTTAGGACATCAGTTGTTGGCTGAATCACTTGGCATTCGCACTTATAAAATGCACAATGGCCATAGAGGAATAAATCATCCGGTTCAGAATACAATTAGTGGAAAATGTGAAGTTACCTCTCAAAACCATGGATTTGCAGTTAATTCAGAAGATGTAAAAGCACACACTGATTTAGAAATAACCCACATCAACCTCAACGATGGAACGTTAGAAGGCATGCGCATGAAAAGTAAAAAAGTATTTAGTGTTCAATATCATCCGGAAGCCTCTCCCGGACCGCACGACTCTCGCTATTTGTTTGATGAGTTTGTTGAAAATATGCGCAGCAGTAAACTTGAAAAAAAACAGGTTATTGCTTCTTAA
- a CDS encoding PKD domain-containing protein, with protein sequence MKKIILLTLLFALSFFKASQAQNCQAGFVYSLLPGSTVVAFYDSSFTSGDTITSYVWSFGDSTVGTGMNPIHTYNFTGMYFVSLTITTSSGCTSTAYDTVWFGTPCNVFATITYSNFVQTLTVAATNGTPPYTYLWSNGGTGSSIQALSPGTYCVTVTDANACSYQTCYQVVSNNNCYAEFTYSSTMGSPTVYFYDTSYAGNGSISSYLWNFGDNTTSTLANPTHTYPNTGTYGVTLTILTTTGCTSTYYDTVYAGVQFCNMFAFASFNPTSSSLDVQTFGGAAPYTYMWNPGNGLSSPIVPNPTVSVSTPTTYCVIITDMMGCTYQTCATALPASTDTICGNVFNDVNGNGIQDSTESSGYGYLTVYGNNGQYSAAVDSITGHYSLAVPAGVYTIWFCNWGMLTSFTIPTNDTGSCAYYDSVVVSGGGVHCGYNFGLQYNASFIEGDIFFDTNNNGVFDSNESGIPYQSVHAGNYWGYTNQNGHYSITVLPGTYTVAYTPSGNYAGYTVTTPTSYSVTLANGATSANNNFGLYTIPGSTNLAVSLVPHTTVTSGFPAWYDIYVNNIGANPTSATLTMYYDPALNFTNATPAQASHNAGAHSITWNVPTINPGSSRSFHVNFVAALGLTLGASTFEFVGVTANSGIDINLSNNSDTLHQVVTGSWDPNNKLVVSSNYSDPNYQVISSVNPNQTIDYTINFQNTGTGPAVNITVLDELSADLDANSFQLLGTSHNATVSKNGNQLSFLFANIMLADSNSNEPASHGYINFRVNANAGLLPGHSILDKADIYFDFNSPVATNDATLLLINPLSILESSTTNTAFVSPNPVSDEFVLNYALAKASDVRYTLKNIQGQTLETVLLKNQVAGATALKLSSAHLAEGLYLLELNDGYKTQTIKLVKTK encoded by the coding sequence ATGAAAAAAATTATTTTACTAACACTGCTCTTTGCTTTATCCTTTTTTAAAGCATCTCAAGCTCAAAACTGCCAAGCTGGTTTTGTATATAGCTTGCTTCCGGGTTCAACCGTTGTAGCTTTTTATGATTCGAGTTTTACATCAGGCGACACAATTACAAGTTACGTTTGGTCGTTTGGCGATAGTACAGTTGGAACAGGTATGAATCCAATTCATACTTATAATTTTACAGGAATGTATTTTGTATCACTAACAATTACAACTAGTTCAGGTTGCACTAGTACTGCGTATGATACAGTATGGTTTGGCACTCCTTGTAATGTGTTTGCAACCATTACCTATTCAAATTTTGTTCAAACACTTACTGTTGCAGCTACCAATGGAACTCCACCATATACCTATTTATGGTCAAACGGAGGTACTGGTAGTTCCATTCAAGCATTATCACCGGGTACATATTGTGTAACTGTTACTGATGCAAATGCTTGCAGTTACCAAACATGCTATCAAGTGGTATCAAATAATAACTGTTATGCCGAATTTACTTACAGCAGTACAATGGGATCTCCAACAGTATACTTTTACGATACAAGTTACGCAGGCAATGGAAGCATTAGCAGTTACCTTTGGAATTTTGGAGACAATACTACCAGCACTTTAGCGAATCCAACACACACTTATCCGAATACCGGGACTTATGGTGTTACACTAACAATATTAACCACAACCGGATGCACAAGTACTTATTATGACACAGTATATGCCGGTGTGCAATTTTGTAATATGTTTGCCTTTGCTTCGTTTAATCCAACAAGTTCTAGCTTAGATGTTCAAACCTTTGGTGGGGCAGCTCCTTACACATATATGTGGAATCCGGGTAATGGTTTGAGCAGTCCTATTGTTCCAAATCCAACAGTAAGTGTGAGTACTCCAACTACCTATTGTGTTATTATCACTGATATGATGGGTTGCACCTATCAAACTTGCGCTACTGCATTGCCTGCTTCTACAGATACTATTTGCGGAAATGTATTTAATGATGTGAATGGAAATGGAATACAGGATTCAACCGAATCAAGCGGGTATGGTTACTTAACTGTGTATGGAAATAATGGTCAATATAGTGCTGCTGTTGATAGTATCACCGGACATTATTCATTAGCAGTACCTGCAGGTGTATACACCATTTGGTTTTGCAACTGGGGGATGCTTACAAGCTTTACCATTCCTACCAACGATACAGGATCATGTGCTTATTACGACAGTGTTGTAGTTTCTGGAGGTGGTGTTCATTGTGGATACAATTTTGGATTACAATACAATGCTTCCTTTATTGAAGGAGATATTTTCTTTGATACAAATAACAATGGTGTTTTTGATTCAAACGAATCAGGCATTCCTTACCAAAGTGTACATGCAGGAAATTACTGGGGCTATACAAACCAAAATGGGCATTACTCCATTACTGTGTTGCCAGGAACCTATACTGTAGCTTATACCCCGAGTGGTAATTATGCAGGCTATACCGTTACTACGCCAACTAGCTATTCTGTTACTTTAGCTAACGGAGCAACTTCAGCGAATAATAATTTTGGATTGTACACCATTCCGGGATCTACTAATTTAGCTGTTAGCTTAGTTCCACACACTACAGTTACATCAGGTTTTCCAGCATGGTACGACATTTATGTAAACAATATTGGTGCAAATCCAACATCGGCTACTTTAACGATGTATTACGATCCTGCTTTAAACTTCACCAATGCAACTCCTGCGCAAGCCTCACACAATGCAGGTGCTCATTCCATCACTTGGAATGTTCCAACAATTAACCCGGGAAGCAGCCGCTCATTTCATGTAAATTTTGTTGCAGCTTTAGGACTTACTTTAGGAGCAAGTACATTTGAATTTGTTGGAGTAACTGCGAATAGTGGAATTGATATTAATTTGAGCAATAATTCTGATACCTTACATCAGGTAGTAACAGGTTCATGGGATCCTAATAACAAATTGGTTGTATCTAGCAATTACAGTGATCCAAACTATCAGGTTATTTCTAGTGTGAATCCAAATCAAACAATTGATTATACCATTAACTTCCAAAATACAGGAACCGGACCAGCTGTGAACATTACTGTACTTGATGAGTTGTCTGCCGATTTAGATGCAAACAGTTTCCAACTTTTAGGAACCAGCCACAATGCAACTGTAAGCAAAAATGGAAATCAATTGAGTTTCTTATTTGCAAATATCATGTTAGCCGATTCAAACAGCAATGAGCCTGCAAGTCATGGTTATATTAACTTCAGAGTAAATGCAAATGCAGGTTTACTACCAGGCCATAGCATACTCGACAAAGCCGATATTTATTTTGATTTTAACTCACCTGTTGCCACCAACGATGCTACACTTTTATTGATAAATCCATTAAGCATTCTTGAAAGCAGCACTACAAACACAGCTTTTGTTAGCCCTAATCCGGTAAGCGATGAGTTTGTATTAAATTATGCATTAGCGAAAGCATCAGATGTGCGTTACACTTTGAAAAACATCCAAGGCCAAACACTTGAAACAGTGCTATTGAAAAACCAAGTTGCTGGTGCTACAGCTTTAAAGTTATCTTCTGCACACTTAGCTGAAGGTCTTTATTTGCTAGAGTTGAACGATGGTTATAAAACTCAAACTATTAAGTTGGTGAAAACAAAATAA
- the eno gene encoding phosphopyruvate hydratase, with amino-acid sequence MSYISHIHARQILDSRGNPTIEVDVVTDNGALGRAAVPSGASTGTHEAVELRDNDKKKYLGKGVLTAVNNVNTVIQDALIGASVFEQNLIDQTMIELDGTPNKGKLGANAILGVSLALAKAAAIESNQPLFRYVGGVNANTLPIPMMNIINGGSHADNSIDFQEFMIMPVGAENFSAAIRMGTEVFHHLKNVLKSKGYSTNVGDEGGFAPNLKSNEEAIQVVMQAIEKAGYKPGEDIYIAMDAASSEFYLADEKVYHFKKSSGEKLSSSDMVSFWADWCKKYPLISIEDGFAEDDWEGWKKQTEVLGDKIQLVGDDLFVTNVNRLKQGIDNSIANSILVKVNQIGSLTETINAVNMANNASYTAVMSHRSGETEDSTIADLAVALNTGQIKTGSASRSDRIAKYNQLLRIEELLGKSATYLGKQFKYAR; translated from the coding sequence ATGAGTTATATATCCCACATTCATGCTCGCCAAATACTTGATTCCAGAGGGAATCCAACCATTGAAGTTGATGTAGTTACCGATAACGGAGCTCTTGGCCGAGCAGCTGTTCCATCAGGTGCATCTACCGGAACCCACGAAGCTGTTGAGTTACGTGATAATGACAAGAAAAAATATTTAGGTAAGGGTGTACTTACCGCAGTAAATAATGTAAATACTGTAATTCAGGATGCCTTGATTGGTGCTTCTGTGTTTGAACAAAATTTAATTGATCAAACCATGATTGAACTAGATGGCACACCAAACAAAGGGAAACTCGGAGCAAATGCAATACTGGGTGTATCCTTAGCGCTAGCCAAAGCAGCAGCTATCGAAAGCAATCAACCATTATTTCGTTATGTTGGCGGTGTGAATGCGAATACACTTCCCATTCCAATGATGAATATTATAAACGGAGGTTCGCATGCCGATAACAGCATCGACTTTCAGGAATTTATGATTATGCCGGTTGGCGCCGAAAATTTTAGTGCTGCCATCCGCATGGGAACAGAAGTGTTTCATCATTTAAAAAATGTTTTAAAATCAAAAGGGTATTCAACTAATGTTGGGGACGAAGGTGGATTTGCTCCAAATTTAAAATCCAATGAGGAGGCAATACAAGTGGTGATGCAAGCAATTGAAAAAGCAGGCTATAAACCCGGTGAAGATATATATATTGCAATGGATGCAGCTTCTTCTGAGTTCTATTTGGCAGATGAAAAAGTGTATCATTTTAAAAAGTCAAGTGGCGAAAAACTGTCATCTTCGGATATGGTTTCCTTTTGGGCAGATTGGTGCAAAAAATATCCTTTAATTTCAATTGAAGATGGTTTTGCCGAAGATGATTGGGAAGGTTGGAAAAAACAAACAGAAGTACTTGGCGATAAAATTCAATTGGTAGGTGATGATTTATTTGTAACCAATGTTAACCGCTTAAAGCAAGGAATTGATAATTCTATTGCCAATTCTATACTCGTAAAAGTAAATCAAATTGGATCGCTTACCGAAACTATTAATGCTGTGAACATGGCCAATAATGCCAGTTACACTGCTGTTATGAGTCATCGCAGTGGTGAAACAGAAGATTCAACTATTGCTGATTTGGCTGTTGCTTTAAATACCGGACAAATTAAAACCGGCTCAGCATCACGTTCCGATAGGATCGCTAAATACAATCAATTGCTTCGTATTGAAGAGCTATTGGGTAAGAGTGCCACTTATTTAGGAAAACAATTTAAATACGCACGTTAG